From Halapricum desulfuricans, a single genomic window includes:
- a CDS encoding phosphate ABC transporter ATP-binding protein, giving the protein MLREPERVQSHTRNATLRATDLAQSYGDETVFRDLSLAIGSGEVVAVIGPSGVGKSTLLRTLALALEPDAGTVTFDGTEAWGVGTSERLSLRRRIGMVFQEANLFDTSVARNVEYGLRVRRSWSERVRAGLQSILSANGTAEAVHEALGVVELRDKTDQQAESLSGGEAQRVSFARALAYDPDVLLLDEPTSDLDPRNTAVIEEAIAEARNRGIGVVVATHDMHQAERVADRVAVLLGETITEVGPTATIFEEPSDPRTRKFIAGELVY; this is encoded by the coding sequence ATGCTCCGGGAACCTGAACGCGTACAGTCACACACGCGAAACGCAACGCTCCGGGCGACAGACCTCGCCCAGTCCTACGGGGACGAAACGGTGTTTCGCGACCTCTCACTCGCCATCGGCAGTGGCGAGGTCGTCGCTGTCATCGGGCCCTCGGGCGTCGGCAAGTCGACGCTGTTGCGGACGCTCGCGCTCGCGCTCGAGCCGGACGCCGGGACTGTCACCTTCGACGGGACCGAGGCCTGGGGCGTCGGCACGTCCGAACGGCTCTCGCTGCGCCGGCGCATCGGGATGGTCTTTCAGGAGGCGAATCTCTTCGACACTTCGGTCGCCCGCAACGTCGAGTACGGACTTCGAGTCCGCCGGTCCTGGTCCGAACGGGTCCGTGCTGGCCTGCAGTCGATACTCAGTGCCAACGGGACCGCCGAGGCCGTCCACGAAGCGCTCGGCGTCGTCGAGTTACGGGACAAGACCGACCAGCAGGCGGAGTCGCTCTCGGGCGGGGAAGCCCAGCGCGTCTCCTTCGCCCGCGCGCTGGCGTACGACCCCGACGTGCTGTTGCTCGACGAGCCGACCTCCGACCTCGATCCGCGAAACACCGCCGTCATCGAGGAGGCGATCGCCGAGGCGCGAAACCGAGGTATCGGCGTCGTCGTGGCCACCCACGACATGCATCAGGCCGAGCGCGTCGCCGACCGGGTGGCGGTCCTGCTCGGCGAGACGATCACCGAGGTCGGCCCGACGGCGACGATTTTCGAGGAGCCGTCGGATCCGCGCACCCGGAAGTTTATTGCAGGGGAATTGGTCTACTGA
- a CDS encoding DUF6684 family protein — translation MTERIFDRDTLLDLTVNVIPLAMLGFFLVAFLVYAPGPFAFDSVLSTVQLAIVFTTFVLLAVLTYYAGKAIAGAEKKHGIHAETATVQPDEDDDSGTA, via the coding sequence ATGACAGAGCGTATCTTCGACCGGGACACGCTGCTCGATCTCACCGTCAACGTCATCCCGCTGGCCATGCTCGGCTTTTTCCTCGTTGCCTTCCTCGTCTACGCGCCCGGCCCCTTTGCGTTCGATTCGGTCCTCTCGACCGTCCAGCTGGCGATCGTGTTCACGACGTTCGTCCTGCTCGCCGTGCTCACCTACTACGCCGGGAAGGCCATCGCCGGCGCGGAGAAAAAACACGGCATCCACGCCGAAACGGCGACCGTCCAGCCCGACGAGGACGACGACTCCGGCACAGCCTAG
- a CDS encoding DUF7541 family protein produces MNEKAGVSDRYLMASPWPVFVALGFALTEVGLVLGLFPVAVGGGLLFGASVAGILTEADYVASLWQTTAYIGVALVVVGAGLMALGGQIGIDLVVASIDRPNVAGHRLLSRGLAVAVAGVLLIATGLAGRFGQHPTA; encoded by the coding sequence ATGAACGAGAAAGCGGGCGTCAGCGATCGCTACCTGATGGCCAGTCCCTGGCCGGTGTTCGTCGCGCTCGGCTTCGCGTTGACCGAGGTTGGACTCGTCCTGGGGCTGTTCCCGGTCGCGGTCGGCGGCGGGTTGCTCTTCGGTGCCAGCGTTGCCGGGATCCTCACTGAAGCCGACTACGTCGCCAGCCTCTGGCAAACCACGGCGTACATCGGAGTGGCACTTGTGGTCGTCGGCGCGGGGCTGATGGCACTCGGCGGCCAGATCGGGATCGATCTCGTCGTCGCGTCGATCGACCGCCCGAACGTCGCCGGACACCGACTGCTCAGCCGCGGGCTAGCGGTTGCCGTCGCGGGCGTGCTGCTGATCGCGACCGGCCTCGCCGGCCGGTTCGGCCAGCACCCGACAGCTTAG
- a CDS encoding substrate-binding domain-containing protein translates to MSAEHTSHDEHTRREFLAAAGTGAVAITAGCGRLDDDTGRPGVAGETLTLTTTTSTYDTGLLDAIHPDFEGLYGVEVDPVAQGTGAALESARNGDSDVVMVHARGLEDEFMRNGYGVNRRDLMFNDFVIVGPESDPAGIDGMDSATEALTAIAEAGETFVSRGDNSGTHTKELNLWEAAGTEPGGGWYQETGSGMGEALNIANQQSAYTLSDRGTFLSRRADTNLVILVQGPIEDGPEILANPYGVMAVNPAIHDNANYDLAMAYIGWLTSPDTQDAISDYESNGEQLFYPEAISENPNFQQYVPEGWSSDSTEE, encoded by the coding sequence ATGAGTGCCGAGCACACGAGTCACGACGAGCACACCCGCCGGGAGTTTCTCGCGGCGGCGGGTACAGGCGCCGTGGCGATCACCGCCGGCTGTGGCCGACTTGATGACGATACTGGCCGGCCGGGTGTCGCCGGCGAAACCCTGACGCTCACGACGACGACGAGCACCTACGACACGGGGTTGCTCGATGCGATCCACCCCGACTTCGAGGGGCTGTACGGCGTCGAGGTCGACCCGGTCGCACAGGGGACGGGAGCCGCGCTCGAGTCGGCCCGCAACGGCGACTCCGACGTTGTGATGGTCCACGCCCGCGGCCTCGAAGACGAGTTCATGCGGAACGGGTACGGCGTCAACCGTCGGGACCTCATGTTCAACGACTTCGTCATCGTCGGCCCGGAGAGCGATCCGGCGGGGATCGACGGGATGGATTCGGCGACCGAGGCGCTCACCGCCATCGCCGAGGCGGGGGAGACGTTCGTCTCGCGCGGGGACAACTCCGGCACCCACACCAAGGAGCTGAACCTCTGGGAAGCCGCCGGGACCGAACCCGGCGGGGGCTGGTATCAGGAGACCGGGTCCGGGATGGGCGAGGCGCTGAACATCGCCAACCAGCAGAGCGCGTACACCCTCTCGGACCGCGGGACCTTCCTCTCTCGGCGCGCGGATACCAACCTGGTCATTCTGGTGCAAGGCCCCATCGAGGACGGGCCGGAGATCCTCGCCAATCCCTACGGCGTCATGGCGGTCAATCCCGCGATCCACGACAACGCCAACTACGACCTCGCGATGGCCTACATCGGCTGGCTCACCAGCCCCGACACACAGGACGCGATCTCGGACTACGAGAGTAACGGCGAACAGCTGTTCTATCCCGAGGCGATCTCCGAGAACCCGAACTTCCAGCAGTACGTTCCCGAGGGGTGGAGCAGCGACTCGACCGAGGAGTGA
- a CDS encoding GtrA family protein: MRAVLRALLSPRRIAQFTSVGVVGAVSETLVVAALTAWGTADPLLAKAVGAEISISLMFVFNDRVTFATEGVSDLRHTLYRWGRSHLVRSGGISIAFIVLWVLTTQTTISLVVAGANLWPTVANLIGIGVGLSVNYVAESVFTWQVHR, from the coding sequence ATGCGGGCGGTGCTGAGAGCCCTGCTGTCGCCGCGTCGGATCGCGCAGTTCACCTCTGTCGGCGTCGTCGGCGCCGTCAGCGAGACGCTCGTGGTCGCCGCGCTGACGGCGTGGGGAACGGCCGACCCACTGCTGGCGAAGGCGGTCGGCGCCGAAATCTCGATCTCGCTGATGTTCGTGTTCAACGACCGGGTGACCTTCGCGACGGAGGGCGTCTCGGACCTCCGACATACTCTCTATCGCTGGGGGCGCTCCCATCTCGTCCGGAGCGGTGGGATCAGTATCGCCTTTATCGTCCTCTGGGTGCTGACGACGCAGACCACGATCTCGCTGGTCGTCGCCGGCGCGAACCTGTGGCCGACCGTCGCGAATCTCATCGGGATCGGTGTCGGCCTCTCCGTCAATTACGTCGCCGAGAGCGTCTTCACCTGGCAGGTCCATCGGTGA
- a CDS encoding ABC transporter permease: protein MLLELIEHPLAAVFDLPFRDGYVWSIIYVSLYVSLTAVALSTLVSVPVAIVMGFSAFPGRQFVKSVINTGMGFPSVVVGLAVLFLVSNQGPLGSLELIFTKEAMIISQFVLATPPITAISLAAITGVNDRVRDAAHVLGGTRLDVALVVLKEARYGIATAILAGFGRAISEVGSVLIVGGNITGADGVSKTRTLTTAIQLEARQGKYETAMVLGAILLALVLVINAVVVRLGDQGVR, encoded by the coding sequence GTGCTACTGGAACTGATCGAACATCCGCTGGCGGCCGTCTTCGATCTCCCGTTCAGAGACGGCTATGTCTGGAGCATCATCTACGTCTCGCTGTACGTGAGCCTCACCGCCGTCGCGTTGAGCACGCTGGTCAGCGTCCCGGTTGCGATCGTGATGGGGTTTTCTGCGTTCCCCGGTCGACAGTTCGTGAAATCGGTGATCAACACTGGTATGGGCTTTCCCAGCGTGGTCGTCGGACTTGCCGTGCTGTTTCTCGTTTCCAATCAGGGACCGCTGGGATCGCTGGAGCTGATCTTCACCAAGGAGGCGATGATAATCTCGCAGTTCGTGCTCGCGACGCCGCCGATCACCGCGATCAGCCTCGCCGCCATCACCGGCGTGAACGATCGCGTTCGCGACGCCGCCCACGTCCTCGGCGGGACGCGCCTCGACGTGGCGCTGGTCGTTCTCAAGGAGGCGCGCTACGGGATCGCGACGGCGATCCTGGCCGGGTTCGGCCGCGCGATCAGCGAGGTCGGGTCCGTGCTGATCGTCGGGGGCAACATCACCGGCGCGGACGGGGTCTCCAAGACCCGGACGCTGACGACCGCCATCCAGCTCGAGGCCCGGCAGGGGAAATACGAGACGGCGATGGTGCTCGGGGCGATCCTGCTCGCGCTCGTGCTGGTGATCAACGCCGTCGTCGTCCGACTCGGCGATCAGGGGGTCCGATGA
- a CDS encoding glycosyltransferase, which produces MSRTVGLVVPAYEPDVDRLRGYLESIRETGVTDEIHVELDDPTASTPEIGVADSINRVSERRGKGAAIAAGFDTLSTDVLAFADADGATDAPSLVDVIEPVRDGSVGLAVGSRRHPDATITSHQTVIRRRLGDVFAWLARRLLAVPLYDYQCGAKAVGADQWDEIRTHMHESGFAWDLEFVAVADALGYDIREVPITWDDSSDSTVDPIRTPIEMAIAMGRIRRHVKPLQHHQSGSQTATSSESESSTPVGDK; this is translated from the coding sequence GTGAGTCGCACTGTCGGTCTCGTGGTTCCGGCATACGAACCGGATGTCGATCGGCTCCGGGGGTATCTCGAATCGATTCGGGAAACGGGGGTTACGGACGAGATTCACGTCGAGCTGGACGATCCGACCGCCTCGACGCCCGAGATCGGAGTCGCAGACAGCATCAATCGGGTCAGCGAGCGGCGCGGCAAGGGTGCCGCGATCGCCGCGGGTTTCGACACGCTCTCGACGGACGTGCTTGCGTTCGCCGACGCCGACGGCGCGACGGACGCACCGTCGCTCGTGGACGTCATCGAACCCGTCCGGGACGGGTCGGTCGGTCTCGCGGTCGGCTCCCGTCGCCACCCGGACGCGACGATCACGTCCCACCAGACCGTCATACGGCGACGACTGGGTGACGTGTTCGCGTGGCTCGCCCGCCGGCTGTTGGCGGTCCCGTTGTACGATTACCAGTGCGGTGCCAAGGCCGTCGGCGCCGACCAGTGGGACGAGATTCGGACGCACATGCACGAGAGCGGCTTCGCGTGGGACCTCGAGTTCGTCGCGGTCGCGGACGCGCTCGGATACGATATCAGGGAGGTGCCGATCACGTGGGACGACAGTTCGGACTCGACGGTCGATCCGATCAGGACGCCGATCGAGATGGCTATCGCGATGGGTCGGATCCGACGGCACGTCAAGCCACTCCAGCACCACCAATCCGGATCACAGACTGCTACCTCGTCGGAAAGCGAGAGCTCGACACCCGTCGGTGACAAGTGA